One region of Eleutherodactylus coqui strain aEleCoq1 chromosome 5, aEleCoq1.hap1, whole genome shotgun sequence genomic DNA includes:
- the LOC136627593 gene encoding lamina-associated polypeptide 2, isoforms alpha/zeta-like, producing MDKEGPKKMDPRKKSKKCVLCNKRLEESYKKPLCEECTGKILAEEKAAFKSDIRCMIREELQASMASLPQAQPGPSRVPKRPRQTESASSISGESLELLSEGELEDPPVPIEDEKKYYFSSNDIAHLIKAVRETMQIEEDNPPRTIQDEMFGGLRSRRKIMFPVNQTLQQVIIDEWQEPEKRITVPKEIRNRLAFATEDVRLYRETPKVDIQIAKVAKKTLLPFEDTSQLSDPMDKKIDGLMKKAWEATSLTIEANIASTSVARSMTLWLNRLEASIKDRAPREELASCLPLLKMATAFLADASAETVRYGAKTGVLSNSARRALWLKTWAADITSKNKLCAIPFQGEYMFGPVLDKILEKVGDKSKTLPDRQPFRKPSFPKRTRQPPPEVKGKGKTGRWSYPKGGRGAGKRKDGN from the coding sequence atggataaggagggtccaaagaaaatggacccgaggaaaaaatcgaaaaaatgcgtcctctgcaacaaaaggctcgaggagagctataaaaaacccctatgcgaggaatgcacggggaaaattctcgcagaggagaaagcagcattcaaatccgatatccgctgcatgataagggaagagctgcaggcttccatggcgtcccttccccaggcccagccaggtccgtcacgggtccctaaaagacctagacagaccgagtcggcgagttcgatctccggtgaatcgctggagctcctatccgaaggggaattagaggacccaccggttcccatagaagacgagaagaaatattacttctcatcaaacgacattgcgcacctcatcaaggcggtgagggaaacaatgcaaattgaggaagataacccgccgagaacaatccaggatgagatgtttggcggcctccgatctagaagaaagatcatgttcccagtcaaccagacgctgcagcaagtgatcatagatgaatggcaggaaccggaaaaaaggatcactgttccaaaagagatccgaaaccggctcgcattcgctaccgaggacgtccgcctgtacagggaaacccccaaggtggacatccagatcgcaaaagtggccaagaagaccctcttgcccttcgaggacacctcccagctatccgatccgatggataaaaaaatcgacggattaatgaagaaagcctgggaggcaacatccctcaccatcgaggctaacatagcctcaacctcagtggctagatccatgacgctctggctaaacaggctagaagcctccataaaggatcgggcccccagagaggagttggccagctgtctccccctcttaaaaatggctaccgccttcctggctgacgcatcagcggagacggtaagatacggggcaaaaaccggagtcctcagcaactcagcgagaagggcactatggctgaagacttgggccgcagacattacatccaaaaataagctctgcgccatccccttccaaggggaatatatgtttgggcccgtcctggacaaaatcctggaaaaagtcggcgacaagagtaaaaccctgcctgacagacaacctttcaggaaaccatccttcccgaagaggacgcgccagcctcctcccgaagttaaagggaaagggaagactggaagatggtcgtaccccaagggaggtcggg